From Camelina sativa cultivar DH55 chromosome 20, Cs, whole genome shotgun sequence, the proteins below share one genomic window:
- the LOC104769850 gene encoding receptor-like protein 12 — MSISLSTANITSDLDFPSYVGSLSLRGCNITEFPKFIRNGRNLFSIDLSNNKIKGQVPDWLWRLPELSFVNLSNNSLSGFNGSLNVPPESQISSVDLSLNAFQGPLFIPSSKYLNYFLGSKNNFTGEIPLSICGLSSLQILDLSNNNLNGSIPRCLETLVMSSLSYLNLRNNRLSGILPEIFQNAKSLMSLDVSQNRLKGKMPASLVGCSALQVLNVGSNTFNDMFPFHLNSLQKLQVLVLRSNKFRGKLHNADGVWFGFPQLKIIDVSYNGFFGTLPSLYFLNWTAMSSKSDDNMEPEYMQSPSRNYYFSLVLISKGVSMEMERILTIYTAIDFSGNQLQGPIPDSVGLLKELRILNMSNNAFTGHIPSSLANLTNLESLDLSQNKISGEIPPALGTLSSLEVINVSHNQLVGSIPQGTQFQRQNCSSYEGNPGLNGPSLKDVCRDIKVPTPPQPELMETKEEEEEESFSWVAAGLGFAPGVVFGLVMGYIMVSYKHEWFMKFFGRSKQRTTRNH, encoded by the exons atga GCATCTCTCTCTCAACAGCAAATATCACTTCTGATTTGGATTTTCCATCATATGTGGGGTCTTTATCTTTGCGAGGCTGCAACATCACTGAGTTCCCTAAGTTCATAAGAAACGGAAGAAATCTTTTCTCCATAGatctttccaacaacaaaatcaaaggtcAAGTACCAGACTGGTTGTGGAGACTACCAGAGTTGTCTTTTGTGAATCTCTCTAACAACTCTCTCAGTGGTTTTAATGGATCCTTAAATGTTCCCCCCGAGAGTCAAATCAGTTCTGTTGATCTAAGCTTAAATGCTTTCCAAGGACCACTCTTCATCCCATCCTCCAAATATCTCAATTATTTTTTGGGTTCTAAGAATAACTTCACTGGAGAGATACCTCTATCAATATGTGGACTAAGCTCTCTGCAGATCTTAGATCTATCAAACAACAACCTCAACGGCTCAATTCCTAGGTGTTTAGAGACTCTGGTGATGAGTTCTCTTTCATATCTAAATCTCCGTAACAACAGACTCAGCGGGATTCTTCCTGAAATATTTCAGAACGCCAAGAGCTTAATGTCACTTGATGTCAGTCAAAACCGATTAAAGGGAAAAATGCCAGCTTCTCTTGTTGGTTGCTCTGCCTTGCAAGTTTTGAACGTGGGAAGCAACACATTCAACGACATGTTTCCATTCCACTTGAATTCTTTGCAGAAGCTTCAAGTTCTCGTTCTCCGCTCTAACAAGTTTCGTGGCAAATTGCATAACGCTGAtggggtttggtttgggtttccTCAGTTGAAAATCATTGATGTTTCATACAATGGCTTCTTTGGTACATTGCCATCTCTTTACTTCTTGAACTGGACTGCAATGTCCTCCAAGAGTGATGATAATATGGAACCAGAGTACATGCAGAGTCCTTCACGAAACTACTACTTTTCACTTGTGTTGATAAGTAAAGGAGTGTCAATGGAGATGGAACGTATCCTTACAATCTACACAGCCATCGATTTTTCAGGAAATCAACTTCAAGGACCAATTCCCGATTCTGTTGGTTTGCTGAAGGAGCTTCGTATTCTCAACATGTCTAACAATGCTTTCACGGGCCACATCCCATCTTCTTTGGCAAACTTAACGAATCTGGAGTCACTAGACCTATCCCAAAACAAGATTTCTGGTGAGATTCCTCCTGCGCTTGGGACCCTCTCTTCTCTCGAAGTGATAAACGTTTCACATAACCAGCTTGTAGGTTCCATACCACAAGGCACGCAATTTCAACGGCAAAATTGCTCCTCCTATGAAGGAAACCCCGGACTTAATGGTCCTTCCCTTAAGGATGTTTGTAGAGATATCAAAGTGCCAACACCACCACAACCCGAACTGAtggagacaaaagaagaagaagaagaagaatcattcaGTTGGGTAGCAGCAGGTTTAGGCTTTGCACCTGGAGTTGTATTTGGATTAGTGATGGGATACATAATGGTTTCGTACAAGCATGAGTGGTTCATGAAGTTTTTTGGCCGAAGCAAGCAACGGACCACCAGAAATCATTAA
- the LOC104769848 gene encoding protein NSP-INTERACTING KINASE 1, giving the protein MESTIIVMMTMMMTRSVSCFLGLLCLLSSVNGLLSPKGVNFEVQALMDIKASLHDPHGVLDNWDRDAVDPCSWTMVTCSPENFVIGLGTPSQNLSGTLSPSITNLTNLRIVLLQNNNITGKIPAEIGRLTRLETLDLSDNFFRGEIPFSVGYLRSLQYLRLNNNSLSGVFPLSLSNMTQLAFLDLSYNNLSGPVPRFAAKTFSIVGNPLICPTGAEPDCNGTTLIPMSMNLNATGAPLYIGRSRNHKMAIAVGSSVGTVSLIFIAVGLFLWWRQRHNQNTFFDVKDGNHHEEVSLGNLRRFNFRELQIATNNFSSKNLLGKGGYGNVYKGILGDSTVVAVKRLKDGGALGGEIQFQTEVEMISLAVHRNLLRLYGFCITQAEKLLVYPYMSNGSVASRMKAKPVLDWSIRKRIAIGAARGLVYLHEQCDPKIIHRDVKAANILLDDYCEAVVGDFGLAKLLDHQDTHVTTAVRGTVGHIAPEYLSTGQSSEKTDVFGFGILLLELVTGQRAFEFGKAANQKGVMLDWVKKIHQEKKLELLVDKELLKKKSYDEIELDEMVRVALLCTQYLPGHRPKMSEVVRMLEGDGLAERWEASQRSDTSTSKCSNRINELMSSSDRYSDLTDDSTLLVQAMELSGPR; this is encoded by the exons ATGGAGAGTACTATTATTGttatgatgacgatgatgatgacaagATCTGTATCTTGCTTCTTGGGATTGCTATGCCTTCTCAGCTCTGTAAACGGATTGCTTTCTCCTAAAGGAGTTAACTTTGAAG TGCAAGCTTTGATGGACATAAAAGCTTCATTACATGATCCTCATGGTGTTCTTGATAACTGGGATAGAGATGCTGTTGATCCTTGTAGTTGGACTATGGTTACTTGTTCTCCCGAAAACTTTGTCATTGGCTT GGGCACACCTAGTCAGAATCTATCTGGTACATTATCTCCAAGCATTACCAACTTAACAAATCTTCGGATTGT GCTGTTGCAGAACAACAACATAACAGGAAAAATTCCTGCTGAGATTGGTCGGCTAACGAGGCTTGAGACTCTTGATCTCTCTGATAACTTCTTCCGCGGTGAAATTCCATTTTCAGTCGGCTATTTACGAAGCCTGCAATATCT GAGGCttaacaacaactctctctctggaGTGTTTCCTCTGTCACTATCCAATATGACTCAACTTGCCTTTCT TGATTTATCATACAACAATCTCAGTGGTCCTGTTCCAAGATTTGCTGCAAAGACGTTTAG CATCGTTGGAAACCCGCTGATCTGTCCTACAGGTGCTGAACCAGACTGCAATGGAACTACATTGATACCAATGTCTATGAATTTGAATGCAACTGGAG ctccTTTATACATTGGTAGATCGAGGAATCACAAAATGGCGATCGCTGTTGGATCCAGCGTTGGAACTGTATCATTGATCTTCATTGCTGTTGGGTTGTTTCTCTGGTGGAGACAAAGACATAACCAAAACACATTCTTTGATGTTAAAG ATGGGAATCATCATGAGGAAGTCTCACTAGGAAACCTGAGGAGATTCAATTTCAGGGAGCTTCAGATAGCGACTAATAACTTCAGCAGTAAGAACTTATTGGGGAAAGGTGGATATGGAAATGTATACAAAGGAATACTTGGAGACAGTACAGTGGTTGCAGTGAAAAGACTTAAAGATGGAGGAGCATTAGGAGGAGAGATACAGTTTCAGACAGAAGTCGAAATGATCAGTTTAGCTGTTCATCGAAACCTCTTAAGACTGTACGGTTTCTGCATCACGCAAGCTGAGAAGCTTTTGGTTTATCCTTACATGTCTAACGGAAGCGTTGCATCTCGGATGAAAGCGAAACCTGTTCTTGATTGGAGCATAAGGAAGAGGATAGCGATAGGAGCTGCAAGAGGGCTTGTGTATCTCCATGAGCAATGTGATCCGAAGATTATACACCGCGATGTGAAAGCAGCTAATATACTTCTTGATGACTACTGTGAAGCTGTGGTTGGTGATTTTGGTTTAGCTAAACTCTTGGATCATCAAGATACACATGTCACAACCGCGGTTAGAGGCACGGTGGGTCACATTGCTCCAGAGTATCTCTCAACTGGTCAATCGTCTGAGAAAACCGATGTCTTTGGGTTtgggattcttcttcttgagcttGTAACTGGACAAAGAGCTTTCGAGTTTGGTAAAGCGGCTAACCAGAAAGGAGTGATGCTTGATTGGGTTAAAAAGATTCATCAAGAGAAGAAACTTGAGCTGCTTGTGGATAAAGagctgttgaagaagaagagctatgATGAGATTGAGTTAGACGAAATGGTAAGAGTAGCTTTGTTGTGCACACAGTATCTGCCAGGACATAGACCAAAAATGTCTGAAGTAGTTCGAATGCTGGAAGGAGATGGGCTTGCAGAGAGATGGGAAGCTTCTCAAAGATCAGACACTAGTACTTCAAAATGCAGCAACAGGATTAATGAACTGATGTCATCCTCAGACAGATACTCTGATCTTACGGATGACTCCACTTTACTCGTGCAAGCAATGGAGCTCTCTGGTCCTAGATGA
- the LOC104769855 gene encoding very-long-chain enoyl-CoA reductase-like, whose translation MEMLKSFVYPPPPSILLNGMSVVGLAALAKIGWSEVTGNHLKYSKFASSSTSTSPKPQPQKQPLGSFSSRTGMLCLYTPAFLAASASFFVLPSDDLRFILLKSALALHFFKRVFEVLFIHKYSGGMAVDSAIVISSSYFSSTALMLYSQNLTLGLTEPSFDMKLAGVVMFVVGIIGNLYHHVLLAKLRNEDGKKEYKIPKGGLFDVIICPHYLFEILVFWSFFLISQTIYSFTFAMGTMCYLIGRSYATRSWYLSKFDDFPKHVKALIPFVF comes from the exons atggaaatgTTGAAAAGTTTTGTATATCCACCACCTCCGTCGATATTGCTGAATGGTATGAGCGTCGTTGGATTAGCTGCTCTGGCCAAGATCGGTTGGTCTGAAGTGACAGGAAACCATCTCAAATACTCCAAATTCgcctcatcatcaacatcaacatcaccGAAACCACAACCACAAAAGCAACCATTAGGGAGCTTCTCAAGCCGAACTGGAATGCTTTGTTTATACACACCTGCGTTTTTAGCCGCTTCGGCTTCTTTCTTCGTCTTACCTTCTGATGATCTTAGGTTTATTCTTCTCAAATCCGCTCTTGCCCTCCATTTCTTCAAGAGGGTCTTCGAG GTTCTGTTCATACATAAATACAGTGGAGGGATGGCTGTAGACTCAGCCATCGTCATAAGTAGCAGCTATTTCTCATCCACGGCATTGATGCTATACAGTCAAAACCTCACCTTGGGGCTTACAGAGCCCAGTTTCGATATGAAACTCGCTGGAGTTGTAATGTTTGTGGTGGGGATTATTGGGAATCTGTACCACCATGTTTTGTTAGCTAAGCTAAGGAACGAAGATGGgaagaaagagtacaagataccAAAAGGAGGCTTGTTTGATGTAATCATATGCCCTCATTATCTGTTCGAGATCCTTGTGTTTTGGAGCTTTTTTCTCATCTCTCAGACCATCTATTCGTTTACTTTCGCCATGGGAACAATGTGCTACCTCATCGGTCGGAGTTATGCTACTCGAAGTTGGTATCTTTCCAAGTTTGATGACTTCCCTAAGCATGTCAAGGCTCTCATTCCCTTTGTTTTCTAG
- the LOC104769852 gene encoding cysteine-rich receptor-like protein kinase 11, with protein MAVQVGIPGICVVISGNWGCSADGVWEFKVDSKLLSRAWRLWRNGSPLELVDPTISENCETEQVTRCIHIALLCVQRNPTDRPSLSTIHMMLINNSPIFYLILNNLDSSFQVKATKNEMATTLATLRTSPVPKPSMM; from the exons ATGGCTGTGCAG GTCGGAATCCCTGGTATTTGTGTTGTTATATCCGGCAACTGGGGCTGCTCTGCTGACGGAGTTTGGGAATTTAAAGTCGACAGCAAACTTCTGTCGAGG GCTTGGAGGTTGTGGAGAAACGGTTCACCATTAGAACTCGTGGATCCAACCATTTCAGAGAATTGTGAAACAGAACAAGTGACAAGATGCATCCACATTGCGTTGCTATGTGTTCAACGCAATCCCACAGATCGCCCCAGCTTGTCGACAATCCACATGATGCTCATTAACAATTCTCCCATATTTTACCTGATCCTCAACAACCTGGATTCTTCTTTCCAAGTAAAAGCAACCAAGAACGAGATGGCAACGACTCTAGCCACTCTACGAACAAGTCCAGTTCCCAAACCATCAATGATGTAA
- the LOC104769853 gene encoding very-long-chain enoyl-CoA reductase-like, which produces MEMLKSFVYPPPPSMLLNGMSVVGLAALAKVGWSEVTGNHLKYSKFASSSTSTSPKPQKQPLGSISSRNGMLWVYTPAFLAASASFFVLPSDDLRFLLLKSALALHFFKRVFEVLFIHKYSGGMAVDSAIVISSSYFSSTALMIYSQNLTLGLTEPSFDMKLAGVVMFVVGIIGNMYHHVLLAKLRSEDGKKEYKIPKGGLFDIIICPHYLFEILVFWSFFLISQTIYSFTFAMGTMCYLIGRSYATRSWYLSKFDDFPKHVKALIPFVF; this is translated from the exons atggaaatgTTGAAAAGTTTTGTGTATCCACCACCACCGTCGATGTTGCTCAATGGTATGAGCGTCGTTGGGTTAGCCGCTCTGGCCAAGGTCGGTTGGTCTGAAGTGACAGGAAACCATCTCAAATACTCCAAATTCgcctcatcatcaacatcaacatcgcCAAAACCACAAAAGCAGCCATTAGGAAGCATCTCAAGCCGGAATGGAATGCTTTGGGTATACACACCAGCGTTTTTAGCCGCTTCGGCTTCTTTCTTCGTCTTACCTTCTGATGATCttaggtttcttcttctcaaatccGCTCTTGCCCTCCATTTCTTCAAGAGGGTCTTCGAG GTTCTGTTCATACATAAATACAGTGGAGGGATGGCTGTAGACTCAGCTATCGTCATAAGCAGCAGCTATTTCTCATCCACGGCATTGATGATATACAGTCAAAACCTCACCTTGGGGCTTACAGAGCCAAGTTTCGATATGAAACTCGCCGGAGTTGTAATGTTTGTGGTGGGGATTATTGGGAATATGTATCACCATGTTTTGTTAGCTAAGCTAAGGAGTGAAGATGGgaagaaagagtacaagataccAAAAGGAGGCTTGTTTGATATAATCATATGCCCTCACTATCTATTCGAGATCCTTGTGTTTTGGagcttcttcctcatctctcAGACGATCTATTCGTTTACTTTCGCCATGGGAACAATGTGCTACCTCATTGGTCGGAGTTATGCTACCCGAAGTTGGTATCTTTCCAAGTTTGATGACTTCCCTAAGCATGTCAAGGCTCTCATTCCCTTTGTTTTCTAG
- the LOC104769851 gene encoding receptor-like protein 12: MKAFLSNQKMSVLLRYISFLFLVSSFLNTFVSSTQHLCHSDQRDALLQFKSEFSIEKPLGWDDSDGSSYLKRESWVNKSDCCSWDGITCAAKSGKVIGLDLSSSNLHGPLKSKSSLFRLRHLRDLNLAYNNFTGSPIPAEFDKLMGLERLDLSNSLLSGQIPIKLLQLTKIQVVEDQVKYGRIVNEHHVDCRQAGAICGIALNT; this comes from the exons atgaaaGCTTTCTTATCTAATCAGAAAATGAGTGTTCTTCTTCGTTacatctcttttctctttctcgtttcaAGTTTTCTAAACACGTTTGTTTCTTCTACACAACACTTGTGTCATTCCGACCAAAGGGATGCTCTTCTTCAGTTTAAGAGTGAGTTTTCGATCGAGAAGCCTCTTGGTTGGGACGATTCAGATGGGTCTTCTTATCTGAAGAGAGAATCATGGGTGAATAAAAGTGATTGCTGTTCTTGGGATGGTATCACCTGTGCTGCTAAGTCGGGCAAAGTGATCGGGCTAGACCTTAGTTCCAGCAACCTCCATGGCCCGCTAAAATCCAAGAGCAGTCTATTTAGACTGCGTCATCTCCGTGATTTGAACCTTGCTTACAACAACTTCACCGGTTCGCCAATCCCAGCCGAATTTGATAAACTCATGGGGCTAGAAAGACTTGACCTCTCCAATTCTTTACTATCAGGGCAAATTCCAATCAAGCTTCTTCAGTTAACCAA AATCCAGGTTGTTGAGGATCAGGTAAAATATGGGAGAATTGTTAATGAGCATCATGTGGATTGTCGACAAGCTGGGGCGATCTGTGGGATTGCGTTGAACACATAG
- the LOC104772275 gene encoding uncharacterized protein LOC104772275 — MGKTKSQSSSTVRRSQRLNSDVDNPTPISLPAADSQVSGFSRAVTSPIYTDPSHSPFFLHSVDHPGLSIISFHLDETNYDDWSYAMRISLDAKNKIKFIDGSLPRPLTTDPNFDLWSRCNSMVKSWLLNVVSPHIYRSILRMNDATNIWRDLYGRLHLNNLPRIYNLRQGFMSLSEYYTRLKTLWDQLDGSDEPYDPCACGKGARLQLKAERAKTVKFLACLNDSYAIIRRQIIAKKALPTLVETSQTFAPASPIVMYVQNGPNKGRPICSFCNRVGHIAERCYKKHGFPPSFTLKGKPGEKTQKQPAIAAQVSLSPTPEKSSKNIDGLIGKLSPDQLQNLIALFSSQLPSSSSVPAQIEASTPQTPLDLPKHTLSTDTWVIDSGATHHVSHDRNSFVSLDTSVNSFVNLPTGPHVKISGVGMVRLNKDILLQNVLFIPEFRLSLISISSLTDDIGSKVTSILLIAKYRILSRG, encoded by the exons ATGGGTAAAACGAAGTCTCAATCAAGTTCCACTGTTCGAAGATCACAAAGATTGAACTCCGATGTTGACAATCCTACTCCGATCTCTCTCCCAGCAGCCGATTCTCAGGTTTCTGGGTTTTCGCGAGCTGTCACATCACCAATCTATACTGATCCATCCCACTCTCCGTTCTTCCTACACAGCGTAGATCATCCAGGTTTGAGCATCATTTCTTTTCATTTAGATGAAACGAACTATGATGACTGGAGTTATGCGATGCGTATCTCTCTTGATGCTAAGaacaaaatcaagtttattgATGGTAGCTTGCCTAGGCCTTTAACCACAGATCCTAACTTTGATTTATGGTCAAGATGCAATAGCATGGTCAAATCGTGGTTATTGAATGTTGTCTCTCCTCATATTTATCGTAGTATCTTACGGATGAATGATGCTACTAATATATGGCGAGATCTCTATGGTCGGCTTCATCTGAATAATCTTCCTCGCATATATAATCTTCGCCAAGGTTTCATGTCTTTATCTGAGTATTATACTCGCCTTAAAACTCTTTGGGATCAGTTGGATGGTTCAGATGAACCATATGATCCTTGTGCTTGTGGAAAGGGTGCTCGTTTGCAGTTGAAGGCAGAGCGTGCCAAAACTGTGAAGTTCTTGGCATGTCTGAATGATTCCTATGCTATTATTCGTAGACAGATCATTGCTAAGAAGGCATTACCCACTTTGGTTGAG ACTTCTCAGACTTTTGCACCAGCCTCTCCCATTGTTATGTATGTGCAGAATGGTCCAAACAAAGGTAGACCGATTTGCTCTTTCTGCAACAGGGTTGGTCATATTGCTGAGAGGTGCTACAAGAAACATGGATTTCCACCTAGTTTTACTCTGAAAGGCAAACCTGGTGAGAAAACTCAGAAACAACCTGCTATCGCAGCACAAGTTTCTTTATCTCCTACACCAGAAAAATCCTCGAAAAATATTGATGGTTTGATTGGCAAGCTCTCTCCGGATCAGTTGCAGAATCTCATAGCCCTTTTCAGCTCTCAGTTGCCATCTTCTTCATCGGTTCCAGCTCAAATCGAAGCAAGTACACCTCAGACTCCTCTTGATCTTCCAAAACACACACTATCTACTGACACATGGGTGATTGACTCTGGTGCAACTCACCATGTGTCCCATGACAGAAATAGTTTTGTTTCCCTTGACACTTCTGTAAATAGTTTTGTGAATTTGCCTACTGGTCCTCATGTGAAAATCAGTGGAGTGGGAATGGTTCGTTTGAACAAGGATATATTGCTCCAGAATGTTCTGTTTATACCTGAGTTCCGATTAAGCCTTATCAGTATCAGTTCTTTGACTGATGACATTGGCTCCAAAGTGACTTCGATACTTCTTATTGCGAAATACAGGATCCTATCAAGGGGGTGA